One part of the Sneathia vaginalis genome encodes these proteins:
- a CDS encoding DNA translocase FtsK, which produces MKKKKNLTISEKRIRANENKKKINILELIVSSILVLVLLVTDFLRNSLQLNSGVVNTVLLKINGFFHILFGSMYYFLILALVVIIISIIVEEEISLSKKIFYIIFSVLLSSFMTISKIDVSSEQSLIKAGQKLLEFGFSKGGAGLLGAVSSIPLYFLSNNVVYKLSLLILSIIFLFLAFSRVIFLGISIVVQTHKYFNSEEYLKKKQILEVKKKLEREEKEILAKERENKVKNVIITLSNESFDKKISKKPKENYFDKTEYYSKEELEEQQKKWDEYIKNKERIQQAEDSIKKEEKEEEVVAEETEVLTEVEEKTEPKPVQKEVKIEKIDEDLKKSIEEVFEYKKVDEKEKLKMKQEINENIQKLEKVLKEFGVDAKVVDYATGPTITRYEITIPTGVRVNKVTQLSDEISMYLEAESVRFEAPIPGKSTIGIETPNKIKENVYFSNLIHDKALEQGELSVVLGKDIIGRDKIIDIAKMPHLLIAGQTGSGKSVAINTIVSTLISKKSSDEVKFILVDPKMVELMPYNGIPHLLVPVIIDPEQAAIALKWAVSEMELRYKKLAELGIRNIKSYNRLVKHDKMPYIVIIIDELADLMMVSANSVETSIARIAQKARAVGIHLIVATQRPSTDVITGMIKANLPSRISFALRSQIDSRTILDQVGAEKLLGRGDMLLLESGSSKLERIQGAYISDDEVVNLTTVLKSKKEAVYNMDILTPTEDEEDQDPYYSKALELVEKAEDKISISLLQRELKIGFNRASRINEELKNNGVLDDSGYKII; this is translated from the coding sequence GTGAAGAAGAAAAAGAATTTAACTATAAGCGAAAAAAGAATAAGAGCAAATGAAAACAAAAAGAAGATAAATATACTTGAATTAATTGTAAGTTCTATACTAGTCTTAGTCTTACTAGTAACAGACTTTTTAAGAAATTCTCTACAACTTAATTCAGGTGTAGTTAATACAGTGTTATTAAAAATAAATGGATTTTTCCATATATTATTTGGGTCTATGTACTATTTTCTAATACTGGCCTTAGTAGTAATAATAATTAGCATAATCGTAGAAGAAGAAATTTCACTATCTAAAAAGATTTTCTATATTATCTTTTCAGTATTACTTTCTTCATTTATGACTATTAGTAAAATAGATGTAAGTTCAGAACAAAGTTTAATAAAAGCAGGACAAAAATTGTTAGAATTTGGATTTTCTAAAGGTGGTGCAGGATTACTTGGAGCTGTAAGTTCAATCCCCTTATACTTCCTGAGTAATAATGTGGTATACAAATTATCACTTTTAATTCTTTCTATTATTTTTCTTTTCTTAGCTTTCTCAAGAGTAATATTCTTAGGGATTAGTATAGTAGTTCAGACACATAAATACTTTAATTCAGAAGAATACTTAAAGAAAAAGCAAATATTAGAAGTTAAAAAGAAGTTAGAAAGAGAAGAAAAAGAAATATTAGCAAAAGAAAGAGAGAATAAGGTAAAAAATGTAATAATAACCTTATCTAATGAAAGCTTTGATAAGAAGATATCAAAAAAACCTAAGGAAAATTACTTTGATAAAACTGAATATTATTCAAAAGAAGAATTAGAAGAACAACAAAAAAAATGGGATGAATATATAAAGAACAAGGAAAGAATACAACAAGCTGAAGATAGTATAAAAAAAGAAGAAAAAGAAGAAGAAGTAGTAGCAGAAGAAACAGAAGTATTGACAGAAGTAGAAGAAAAAACAGAGCCAAAACCTGTACAAAAAGAAGTTAAAATAGAAAAAATCGACGAGGACTTAAAAAAATCAATAGAAGAAGTTTTTGAGTATAAAAAGGTTGATGAAAAAGAAAAATTAAAAATGAAGCAAGAGATAAATGAAAATATACAAAAACTAGAAAAAGTTTTAAAAGAATTTGGTGTTGATGCGAAGGTAGTTGATTATGCTACTGGACCTACAATAACTCGTTATGAAATTACCATACCAACAGGTGTTAGGGTTAATAAGGTGACACAATTATCTGATGAAATATCTATGTATTTAGAAGCAGAAAGTGTAAGATTTGAAGCACCTATACCAGGTAAGTCAACAATAGGTATTGAAACACCTAATAAGATAAAGGAAAATGTATATTTCTCAAATTTAATACATGATAAGGCACTAGAACAGGGAGAATTAAGCGTTGTACTAGGTAAGGATATTATTGGTAGAGATAAGATAATAGATATTGCTAAAATGCCACATTTACTAATTGCAGGTCAAACAGGATCAGGTAAGAGTGTTGCGATAAATACAATAGTATCTACATTGATTTCTAAGAAAAGTAGTGATGAAGTTAAGTTTATACTTGTAGACCCTAAGATGGTAGAATTAATGCCATATAATGGTATACCACATTTGCTAGTTCCAGTAATAATAGATCCAGAACAAGCGGCTATAGCTTTAAAATGGGCTGTATCTGAAATGGAATTAAGATACAAAAAATTAGCAGAATTAGGAATTAGAAATATTAAGTCATACAATAGGCTTGTAAAGCATGATAAAATGCCATATATAGTAATAATAATAGATGAATTAGCAGACCTTATGATGGTTTCAGCTAATAGTGTTGAAACTTCAATAGCACGTATAGCTCAAAAAGCAAGAGCTGTAGGTATACATTTGATAGTAGCAACTCAAAGACCATCAACAGATGTAATAACTGGTATGATAAAAGCAAACTTACCAAGTAGAATATCATTTGCACTAAGATCACAAATAGATTCAAGAACAATATTAGATCAAGTTGGTGCAGAAAAGCTATTGGGTAGAGGAGATATGCTTTTACTTGAAAGTGGAAGCTCAAAATTAGAAAGAATACAAGGAGCATACATATCAGACGATGAGGTTGTTAACTTAACTACAGTATTAAAATCTAAAAAAGAAGCTGTATACAATATGGATATATTAACACCTACAGAAGATGAAGAAGATCAAGATCCATATTACTCTAAGGCTTTGGAACTAGTAGAAAAAGCTGAAGATAAGATTTCAATATCTTTATTGCAAAGAGAATTGAAAATAGGATTTAATAGAGCATCAAGAATAAATGAAGAGTTAAAAAATAACGGTGTATTAGATGATAGTGGATATAAAATAATATAG
- a CDS encoding pseudouridine synthase, translating into MRINKYIALSGFCSRRKADELIDIGRVTINKDVAKKGDEVRENDVVRIDGERVRVKLDQYEYYILNKPKRVICSNEDKFGRVTAVSLINSNKRLFTYGRLDYLTEGLIIISNDGDLYNKIMHPRQKLYKSYIATIDKEITEDHIEALSHGVVIDGVKTAPAKVKVLTKTEVRIAIFEGRNRQIRKMFEVLGYFVKSLKRVKVGELTLKNLEVGKYRKLTKDEIEYLKKL; encoded by the coding sequence TTGAGGATAAATAAATATATAGCTCTATCAGGTTTTTGTTCTAGAAGAAAAGCCGATGAGTTAATAGATATAGGTAGAGTAACGATAAATAAGGATGTTGCGAAAAAAGGTGACGAAGTAAGAGAAAATGATGTAGTTAGAATAGATGGTGAAAGAGTTCGTGTAAAACTTGACCAATACGAGTACTATATCCTAAACAAACCCAAAAGAGTAATTTGTTCTAATGAAGATAAGTTCGGAAGAGTAACAGCAGTTTCACTAATTAATTCAAATAAAAGACTATTCACTTATGGAAGATTAGACTATTTAACAGAAGGGTTGATAATAATAAGTAACGATGGAGATTTGTATAATAAGATAATGCATCCAAGACAAAAATTATACAAAAGCTATATCGCTACTATAGACAAAGAAATAACAGAAGATCACATAGAAGCTTTATCACATGGAGTGGTAATAGATGGTGTAAAAACAGCACCAGCTAAGGTTAAAGTATTAACTAAGACAGAAGTTAGAATTGCAATATTCGAAGGTAGAAATAGACAAATAAGAAAGATGTTTGAAGTTTTAGGATATTTTGTTAAGAGTTTAAAGAGAGTTAAAGTCGGAGAATTAACTCTAAAAAACTTAGAAGTAGGTAAGTACAGAAAATTAACAAAAGATGAAATTGAATATTTAAAGAAGCTATAA
- the rplS gene encoding 50S ribosomal protein L19 has product MKERLIELVEKKYLKADVTKEMFKAGDTIAVYYKVIEGNKERIQVFEGIVIRVSGTGIAKNFTVRKVSSGIGVERIIPLNSPSIEKIEVKKVGKVRRSRLYYLRNLSGKAARIKEIRNK; this is encoded by the coding sequence TTGAAGGAAAGATTAATCGAACTTGTAGAAAAGAAATATCTTAAAGCTGATGTAACTAAAGAAATGTTCAAAGCTGGAGATACTATTGCAGTTTACTACAAAGTTATTGAAGGAAACAAAGAAAGAATCCAAGTATTCGAAGGAATAGTTATTAGAGTTTCTGGTACAGGAATAGCAAAAAATTTCACTGTAAGAAAAGTTTCTTCTGGTATAGGAGTTGAAAGAATAATACCTCTTAACTCACCATCTATCGAAAAGATAGAAGTTAAGAAGGTTGGTAAAGTAAGAAGATCAAGACTTTACTACTTAAGAAATCTTTCAGGTAAAGCTGCTCGTATTAAAGAAATTAGAAATAAATAA
- the tnpB gene encoding IS200/IS605 family element RNA-guided endonuclease TnpB, translating to MKQLKAYKFRIYPSDEQKIFFSKTFGCVRLVYNLMLNDRIKAYEESKGNPDKKLKYPTPAKYKKEYEFLKEVDSLALANAQMNLDKAYKNFFRNKSVGFPRFKSKKNPVQSYTTNNQNGTVNIFEKWLKLPKLKELVKIKVHRKVNGIVKSATILRNGSGKYFISLLCETDIQEMSKTNSSVGIDLGIKDIAILSTGEKIENLKFRKQLENKLKREQRKLSKRFLVAKKENRELSESKNYQKQRIKVAKIHEKIMNMRTDFLNKLSTYIIKNHDIICIEDLNTKGLLHNNKLSKSIADVSWGNFVNKLEYKAKWYGKEIIKIDRLYPSSQICSVCGQRDGKKTLDVREWTCTICHAHHDRDINASKNILTEGLRIRQAV from the coding sequence ATGAAACAGCTAAAAGCATATAAATTTAGAATTTATCCAAGCGATGAACAAAAGATATTTTTTAGTAAAACTTTTGGTTGTGTTCGCCTTGTATACAATCTTATGCTAAATGATAGAATTAAAGCATATGAAGAAAGTAAGGGTAATCCTGATAAAAAATTAAAATATCCTACTCCTGCAAAATACAAAAAAGAGTATGAATTTCTAAAAGAAGTTGATAGTCTTGCTCTCGCTAATGCTCAAATGAATTTAGATAAAGCATATAAAAACTTTTTTAGAAATAAATCTGTTGGTTTCCCTAGATTCAAATCTAAGAAAAATCCTGTACAGAGCTATACAACTAATAATCAAAATGGAACTGTAAATATTTTTGAAAAATGGTTAAAACTTCCAAAATTAAAAGAATTAGTAAAAATAAAAGTGCATAGGAAAGTAAATGGTATAGTAAAATCTGCTACTATTTTGCGTAATGGAAGTGGTAAGTATTTTATCTCTTTGTTATGTGAAACAGATATTCAAGAAATGTCAAAAACTAATTCATCTGTAGGAATTGATTTAGGTATAAAAGATATAGCTATTTTATCTACTGGAGAAAAAATAGAAAATCTTAAATTTAGAAAGCAATTAGAAAATAAATTAAAAAGAGAACAAAGAAAATTATCAAAAAGATTTTTAGTTGCTAAAAAAGAAAATAGAGAATTAAGCGAATCTAAAAACTATCAAAAACAAAGAATTAAAGTAGCCAAGATACATGAAAAAATTATGAATATGAGAACAGATTTCTTAAATAAGTTGAGTACATATATTATCAAAAACCACGATATTATTTGTATTGAAGACTTAAATACAAAAGGACTACTTCATAATAATAAATTATCTAAATCTATTGCTGATGTATCTTGGGGTAATTTTGTAAATAAACTTGAGTATAAAGCGAAATGGTATGGTAAAGAGATAATAAAAATAGATAGGCTATATCCATCAAGTCAAATATGCTCTGTATGTGGGCAACGTGATGGCAAGAAAACTCTTGATGTAAGAGAGTGGACTTGTACAATTTGTCATGCTCATCACGACAGAGATATAAATGCAAGTAAAAATATATTGACAGAAGGTCTAAGAATAAGACAAGCAGTCTAA
- the gatC gene encoding Asp-tRNA(Asn)/Glu-tRNA(Gln) amidotransferase subunit GatC: MLSREEVLKIAKLSKLEFNEEELVDMEKSLNEIFDYIKQINEVDVTGVEPLYNVLELKDRTRQDIVNNTEKKEDFLANAPKKDEEFVILPKIV; the protein is encoded by the coding sequence ATGTTAAGTAGAGAAGAAGTATTAAAAATAGCTAAATTGTCAAAATTAGAATTTAATGAAGAAGAATTAGTTGATATGGAAAAATCATTAAATGAAATTTTTGACTATATTAAGCAAATTAATGAAGTAGATGTAACAGGGGTAGAACCTTTATACAATGTTCTTGAACTTAAAGATAGAACAAGACAAGATATAGTAAACAACACAGAAAAAAAAGAAGATTTCTTAGCTAATGCACCTAAGAAAGATGAAGAATTTGTAATTTTACCAAAGATAGTTTAA
- the scpB gene encoding SMC-Scp complex subunit ScpB: protein MDLNEIEAIIFLSDKPVPIEELADFLNKTVEETKTLLLDLKEKRENTGINLEIKEEMVKFVTNPNCGKAIQDFFNPTVKVKKLSKSSMETLTIIAFKGPITKSAIEDIKGVSVDGSIQTLLEKKLIYASGRKKSLGNPKLYEVTENFYGYVGIESKEELFNMEKAQWLKEYKEDNIEDK from the coding sequence ATGGATTTAAATGAAATAGAGGCAATAATTTTCTTGTCAGATAAACCTGTTCCTATAGAAGAATTAGCAGATTTTTTGAATAAGACTGTAGAAGAAACAAAGACCCTTCTATTAGACTTAAAAGAAAAAAGAGAAAATACAGGTATTAATTTAGAAATAAAGGAAGAAATGGTAAAATTTGTAACCAATCCTAACTGTGGTAAGGCAATACAGGATTTCTTTAATCCTACTGTAAAAGTAAAAAAGTTGTCAAAATCTAGTATGGAAACCCTTACAATAATAGCCTTTAAAGGTCCAATTACTAAATCAGCAATAGAAGACATTAAAGGTGTTAGTGTAGATGGTAGTATACAAACATTACTTGAAAAGAAATTAATATATGCTAGTGGTAGAAAAAAGAGTTTAGGGAATCCTAAACTTTATGAGGTTACAGAAAATTTCTATGGCTATGTTGGCATAGAATCAAAAGAAGAATTATTTAACATGGAAAAAGCTCAATGGTTGAAAGAGTATAAGGAGGATAATATTGAGGATAAATAA
- the gatA gene encoding Asp-tRNA(Asn)/Glu-tRNA(Gln) amidotransferase subunit GatA, with protein sequence MKIYDYCATEIAKMIKEKKLTSSEVVEELSERIDRVDDKIGAYVSLNKDSALEFAKELDEKEPNSKLYGVPVALKDNIVSYKEKTTAASKILKDYVGTYDATVVKRMKKAGVIPFGKANMDEFAMGSSTENSSVKNVSNPFDLERIPGGSSGGSAAMVAAKEAYIALGSDTGGSVRQPASLCGVVGLKPTYGRVSRYGLMAFGSSLDQIGVLARNTEDIAGLLEIIAGYDELDPTTSDIPVPEYTKLLDKELKDLVIGLPKEYYTKTLDKDVLDSINTAIEQLKKEGVKFKEISLPHTKYAISTYYIISSAEAASNLARYDGVRYCDRKSNESVEDMYVKTRTQGFGKEVKRRIMIGNYVLCSGFYDAYYKKASQIRRLIKEDFEKAFKEVDLILTPTSPVTATKKGEKISDPLTMYLSDIYTVCVSMAGLPSISVPTGMKNGLPVGMQLIGDYFKEDLILNVSNVYEKIRGQIEYPEMEEK encoded by the coding sequence ATGAAAATATATGATTATTGTGCAACAGAAATAGCTAAAATGATAAAAGAGAAAAAGCTAACTTCTAGTGAAGTAGTAGAAGAATTATCTGAAAGAATTGATAGAGTAGACGATAAAATAGGAGCATATGTAAGTTTAAATAAAGATAGTGCATTAGAATTTGCAAAAGAATTAGATGAAAAAGAACCTAATTCAAAACTTTATGGAGTGCCAGTTGCTCTAAAGGATAATATAGTATCATATAAGGAAAAAACGACAGCAGCTTCAAAGATATTAAAAGATTATGTAGGTACATACGATGCAACAGTAGTTAAAAGAATGAAAAAAGCAGGGGTAATACCTTTTGGTAAGGCTAATATGGATGAGTTTGCTATGGGGTCATCAACAGAAAATTCAAGTGTAAAAAATGTTTCTAATCCTTTTGATTTAGAAAGAATACCAGGTGGTTCAAGTGGTGGATCAGCAGCAATGGTAGCTGCAAAAGAAGCATATATAGCATTAGGATCAGATACAGGTGGTAGTGTGCGTCAACCAGCCAGTTTATGTGGTGTAGTTGGATTAAAACCTACTTATGGTAGAGTATCAAGATATGGATTAATGGCATTTGGATCTTCATTAGACCAAATAGGAGTACTTGCAAGAAATACAGAAGATATAGCTGGGTTACTTGAAATAATAGCGGGATATGATGAATTAGATCCTACAACTTCTGATATACCAGTACCAGAATATACAAAGCTATTAGATAAAGAACTAAAAGACCTAGTTATAGGTTTACCAAAGGAATATTATACTAAAACACTAGATAAAGATGTATTAGATAGCATAAATACAGCGATAGAACAATTAAAAAAAGAAGGAGTTAAATTTAAAGAAATAAGTTTACCTCATACAAAATATGCAATCTCTACATACTATATCATCTCTTCAGCAGAAGCTGCATCTAATCTTGCAAGATATGATGGAGTTAGATACTGTGATAGAAAGTCTAATGAATCAGTTGAAGATATGTATGTAAAGACAAGAACACAAGGTTTTGGTAAAGAAGTAAAAAGAAGAATAATGATAGGAAATTATGTACTATGTTCAGGATTCTATGATGCATACTACAAAAAAGCTTCACAAATAAGAAGACTAATAAAAGAAGATTTTGAAAAAGCCTTTAAAGAAGTTGACTTAATTTTAACACCAACTTCACCAGTTACAGCAACTAAAAAAGGTGAAAAGATATCAGATCCATTAACTATGTATTTATCAGATATATACACAGTTTGTGTAAGTATGGCAGGGTTACCTAGTATCTCAGTTCCAACTGGTATGAAAAA
- a CDS encoding rod shape-determining protein, whose amino-acid sequence MKILKQLKKIKNTVFKSRVYKEIGIDLGTANTIIYVKNDGILVDEPTYVSRNIKTEVVDKIGNDAKRIAGRRPNFIEIIRPLKNGVISNYEMTVKMLGDFLERIGKDAVLQGKAIVCVPSGVTQVEKRSFFNVVSDLGIKEVYLVEEPIVAAIGAGIDIFEPKGHLIVNVGAGTTEIAFVASGGASKSESIKIAGDDFDADIIEFIKDQYSIIIGETSAEKLKILATSAPTDKEEITIKGMGTANGLPQELVIVGSQVDAAIKKNIDKIVEKIKIALEEIEPEISADIYETGIYLTGGGANIRILKQRIEEEFKLKVTISEDPIHTVVNGMARIFDDFDKYGNIIVPQYMEY is encoded by the coding sequence ATGAAGATATTAAAACAATTAAAAAAGATTAAGAACACAGTTTTTAAATCAAGAGTTTACAAAGAAATAGGTATAGACTTAGGTACTGCAAATACAATAATTTACGTAAAAAATGATGGTATTTTAGTTGATGAACCTACATATGTTTCAAGAAATATTAAAACAGAAGTAGTTGATAAAATAGGGAATGATGCTAAGAGAATAGCTGGAAGAAGACCTAATTTTATTGAAATAATTCGTCCATTAAAAAATGGTGTAATATCAAATTATGAAATGACTGTAAAAATGTTAGGTGATTTTTTAGAAAGAATAGGAAAAGATGCAGTACTACAAGGTAAGGCTATAGTCTGTGTTCCAAGTGGTGTAACACAAGTAGAAAAAAGATCATTTTTCAATGTTGTAAGTGATTTAGGTATAAAGGAAGTATATTTAGTAGAAGAACCTATAGTAGCAGCTATAGGTGCAGGAATAGATATATTTGAACCTAAAGGACATTTAATAGTAAATGTTGGTGCAGGTACAACAGAAATAGCTTTTGTTGCATCAGGTGGAGCATCAAAGTCTGAATCAATAAAGATTGCTGGAGATGATTTTGATGCTGATATAATAGAGTTCATAAAGGATCAATATAGTATAATAATAGGAGAAACTTCAGCTGAAAAATTAAAAATACTAGCAACTTCAGCACCAACAGATAAAGAAGAAATAACAATAAAGGGTATGGGTACAGCAAACGGACTACCTCAAGAGTTAGTAATAGTTGGTAGCCAAGTTGATGCAGCTATTAAGAAAAATATTGATAAAATAGTAGAAAAGATAAAGATAGCATTAGAAGAAATAGAACCAGAAATATCAGCAGATATTTATGAAACAGGTATATATTTAACTGGTGGAGGTGCAAATATACGCATACTAAAACAAAGAATAGAAGAAGAATTCAAATTAAAAGTTACTATTTCAGAAGACCCTATTCATACAGTGGTTAATGGTATGGCACGTATATTTGACGACTTTGATAAATATGGGAATATAATAGTACCACAATATATGGAGTATTAG
- a CDS encoding L-serine ammonia-lyase, iron-sulfur-dependent, subunit alpha codes for MESLKEVFKIGCGPSSSHTMGPERAAKEFKKRCPDAKKYQAYLYGSLAATGKGHMTDWIIEKTFMPKPTTVFWDPSFIHPYHTNYMKLVALDEKDNILDTMEVFSIGGGSIREIKNGVVEQSSVEQPYKLEHMTDIVNWCKKNNKKMWEYVFENEDIEQYLDDIYDAMYRCVKRGIKKEGLLPAKLRFKRKAKEMYEKAMIAPESLKLTKKMFAYALASSEENASAGEVVTAPTCGACGVIPAVLVAMVEEFNIDRKRAIRGLAIAGLVGSIIKKNATVSGAEGGCQAEIGSACSMASAMATYFMGGNANQIEYAAESGMEHALGMTCDPIGGYVIVPCIERNAVFSVKALNTANYVMSVDPDHIISFDDVIVTMAETGKDLRQGYRETSTSGLAKYYEKLLKMQQEEGLPAGVPLE; via the coding sequence ATGGAAAGTTTGAAAGAAGTATTTAAGATTGGTTGTGGTCCTTCATCTTCACATACCATGGGACCTGAAAGAGCAGCAAAAGAATTTAAAAAAAGATGCCCAGATGCTAAAAAGTATCAGGCTTATCTATACGGAAGTCTTGCAGCTACTGGTAAGGGACACATGACAGATTGGATAATAGAAAAAACATTTATGCCAAAACCAACAACAGTATTCTGGGATCCAAGTTTTATCCATCCATATCATACAAACTATATGAAATTAGTTGCACTTGATGAAAAAGACAATATTTTAGACACTATGGAAGTCTTTTCTATAGGTGGTGGGTCTATAAGAGAAATAAAGAATGGTGTTGTAGAACAAAGTAGTGTAGAACAACCATATAAGCTTGAACATATGACAGATATTGTTAATTGGTGTAAAAAGAATAATAAAAAGATGTGGGAATATGTATTTGAGAATGAGGATATAGAACAGTATTTAGATGATATATATGATGCAATGTATAGATGTGTAAAAAGAGGTATAAAAAAAGAAGGTTTACTACCTGCTAAATTACGTTTTAAAAGAAAAGCAAAGGAAATGTATGAAAAAGCTATGATTGCACCAGAATCACTTAAATTAACTAAGAAGATGTTTGCATATGCACTTGCATCATCTGAAGAAAATGCTAGTGCTGGAGAGGTTGTTACAGCCCCTACTTGTGGTGCCTGTGGCGTTATACCAGCAGTATTAGTAGCTATGGTCGAAGAATTTAATATAGATAGAAAAAGAGCAATACGTGGACTAGCAATTGCAGGTCTTGTAGGATCGATAATAAAGAAAAATGCGACAGTTTCAGGAGCAGAAGGTGGATGTCAAGCAGAAATAGGTTCAGCTTGTTCTATGGCTTCAGCTATGGCAACATATTTTATGGGTGGTAATGCTAATCAAATAGAATATGCAGCAGAAAGTGGAATGGAACATGCACTTGGTATGACTTGTGATCCTATAGGAGGATATGTAATAGTACCATGTATAGAACGTAATGCAGTATTTTCTGTAAAGGCACTTAATACAGCAAATTATGTAATGTCAGTAGATCCAGATCATATAATAAGTTTTGATGATGTAATAGTGACTATGGCAGAAACAGGTAAGGATTTGCGTCAAGGTTATAGGGAAACATCTACTAGCGGTTTAGCAAAGTATTATGAAAAGTTATTAAAAATGCAACAAGAAGAAGGTTTACCAGCTGGTGTACCTTTAGAGTGA
- a CDS encoding OmpA family protein yields the protein MKKIALMALALTTVSAFGWEVNVKTGYDFYRGGKKVTTNTDKDDVLGNGWTLGAEVIPFNKGVVELGVGTEYNFGTTKDRFSEYNNGVENKQAHHFAPIYALAKVNLFRSEDNNSSAYALARFGGVVYGTKDNSKDTYTNRGGVYYGAGLGFDYGHFLVEGLYDGAYLPKTDTATAEFINKAGIRVGFKFGDYKVVKPVVVEEAPAPAPVEIVEPVAPKVVRPTKVETKTKFIHAMCDAEAKKCVIHGFKIDGRKPNKKESKDLGEVVKLLNDFADSGTIDIVGHTDSTGSDKYNQKLSVIRAQEVNKLLTQYGLKSEYKINSVSGKGEKEPMATNKTRAGRTLNRRVELLFSDIVR from the coding sequence ATGAAGAAAATAGCACTTATGGCTTTAGCATTAACTACTGTCTCTGCATTTGGTTGGGAAGTTAATGTTAAAACTGGTTATGATTTCTACAGAGGTGGAAAAAAAGTTACAACTAATACAGATAAAGATGACGTTTTAGGTAACGGATGGACACTTGGTGCAGAAGTTATACCTTTCAACAAAGGTGTAGTTGAACTTGGTGTTGGTACTGAATACAATTTTGGTACAACTAAAGATAGATTCAGTGAATATAACAATGGTGTAGAAAATAAACAAGCTCACCACTTTGCACCTATTTACGCTTTAGCCAAAGTAAATCTATTTAGATCTGAAGACAATAATTCATCAGCTTATGCTTTAGCTAGATTTGGTGGTGTTGTTTACGGAACAAAAGATAATAGTAAAGATACATACACTAACCGTGGTGGAGTTTACTATGGTGCAGGTTTAGGATTTGACTATGGTCACTTCCTAGTTGAAGGTCTATACGATGGTGCATACTTACCTAAGACTGATACAGCAACTGCTGAATTTATTAACAAAGCTGGTATAAGAGTTGGATTTAAATTTGGTGATTACAAGGTTGTAAAACCTGTTGTAGTTGAAGAAGCTCCAGCACCTGCTCCAGTAGAAATTGTAGAACCTGTTGCTCCAAAGGTAGTTAGACCTACTAAAGTTGAAACTAAAACTAAATTTATACATGCTATGTGTGATGCAGAAGCTAAGAAATGTGTAATTCACGGATTTAAGATCGACGGAAGAAAACCTAACAAGAAGGAATCTAAAGACTTAGGAGAAGTTGTTAAATTATTAAACGACTTTGCTGATTCAGGAACTATTGATATAGTTGGACATACTGACTCAACTGGTTCTGATAAATATAACCAAAAATTATCAGTAATAAGAGCACAAGAAGTTAATAAATTATTAACTCAATACGGATTAAAGAGCGAATACAAGATTAACTCTGTTTCAGGTAAAGGTGAAAAAGAACCTATGGCTACAAACAAGACTAGAGCTGGTAGAACTCTAAACAGACGTGTTGAATTATTATTTAGTGACATTGTTAGATAG